In a single window of the Bufo bufo chromosome 5, aBufBuf1.1, whole genome shotgun sequence genome:
- the LOC121000859 gene encoding oocyte zinc finger protein XlCOF6.1-like isoform X2, with amino-acid sequence MRSREIQSEDNTREMSASSSSTGRSDDCTGRLEKHLISTYYNADDPGVISDTYEERAIIPDVPSDLHSKNLSSHPLKQVQSSNSSHTLPQNETHRRGSGTKRAQKKPYSCSECEKCFTKKTHLENHQRIHTGEKPYSCTECGKSFTQQSGVVKHQRSHTGEKPFSCTECGKSFTQQSTVVLHQRSHTGEKPYLCSECGKCFTRKSSLESHQRSHTGEKLYSCSECGTFFTQKSSLESHQRIHTGELYLCSECGKCFTQKSSLETHRRIHTGAKPYSCTECGKCFTQKSSLEGHQRNHTGEKPYSCLECGKCFTQISHLKSHQRSHTGEKPYSCSECGKCFTRKSSLVQHQRIHTGNKQF; translated from the coding sequence ATGACTGTACTGGGCGCTTGGAGAAACATCTCATATCTACATATTATAATGCAGATGATCCAGGTGTCATATCAGATACATATGAAGAGCGtgccattatcccagatgtacCCTCAGACCTTCACAGCAAAAATCTATCATCTCATCCTTTAAAACAAGTCCAATCTTCTAATTCATCACATACTCTTCCTCAGAATGAAACTCACAGAAGAGGTTCTGGAACCAAAAGAGCTCAgaaaaagccgtattcatgttcagaatgtgaaaaatgttttacaaaaaaaacacatcttgaaaaccatcagagaattcacacaggagagaagccgtattcatgtacagaatgtggaaAATCATTTACTCAGCAATCCGGagttgttaaacatcagagaagtcacacaggagagaagccattttcatgtacagaatgtggaaAATCATTTACTCAGCAATCCACTGTTGttctacatcagagaagtcacacaggagagaagccatatttatgttcagaatgtgggaaatgtttcactcGGAAATCATCACTTGAGagccatcagagaagtcacacaggagagaagctgtattcatgttcagaatgtgggacatTTTTCACTCAGAAATCATCACTTGAGAGCCATCagcgaattcacacaggggagctgtatttatgttcagaatgtgggaaatgttttactcagaaatcatCTCTTGAGACCCAtcggagaattcacacaggggcgaaaccatattcatgtacagaatgtggtaaatgttttactcagaaatcatCTCTTGAGggccatcagagaaatcacacaggagagaaaccatattcatgtttagaatgtggtaaatgttttactcAGATATCACATCTTAAGagccatcagagaagtcacacaggagagaagccatattcatgttctgaatgtggcaaatgttttactcgGAAATCATCTCTTgttcaacatcagagaattcacacagggaacAAGCAATTCTAA
- the LOC121000859 gene encoding oocyte zinc finger protein XlCOF6.1-like isoform X1, giving the protein MTSSVPDNGWRRGQDGGEDVRSYPRDTLPAYWRDDCTGRLEKHLISTYYNADDPGVISDTYEERAIIPDVPSDLHSKNLSSHPLKQVQSSNSSHTLPQNETHRRGSGTKRAQKKPYSCSECEKCFTKKTHLENHQRIHTGEKPYSCTECGKSFTQQSGVVKHQRSHTGEKPFSCTECGKSFTQQSTVVLHQRSHTGEKPYLCSECGKCFTRKSSLESHQRSHTGEKLYSCSECGTFFTQKSSLESHQRIHTGELYLCSECGKCFTQKSSLETHRRIHTGAKPYSCTECGKCFTQKSSLEGHQRNHTGEKPYSCLECGKCFTQISHLKSHQRSHTGEKPYSCSECGKCFTRKSSLVQHQRIHTGNKQF; this is encoded by the coding sequence ATGACTGTACTGGGCGCTTGGAGAAACATCTCATATCTACATATTATAATGCAGATGATCCAGGTGTCATATCAGATACATATGAAGAGCGtgccattatcccagatgtacCCTCAGACCTTCACAGCAAAAATCTATCATCTCATCCTTTAAAACAAGTCCAATCTTCTAATTCATCACATACTCTTCCTCAGAATGAAACTCACAGAAGAGGTTCTGGAACCAAAAGAGCTCAgaaaaagccgtattcatgttcagaatgtgaaaaatgttttacaaaaaaaacacatcttgaaaaccatcagagaattcacacaggagagaagccgtattcatgtacagaatgtggaaAATCATTTACTCAGCAATCCGGagttgttaaacatcagagaagtcacacaggagagaagccattttcatgtacagaatgtggaaAATCATTTACTCAGCAATCCACTGTTGttctacatcagagaagtcacacaggagagaagccatatttatgttcagaatgtgggaaatgtttcactcGGAAATCATCACTTGAGagccatcagagaagtcacacaggagagaagctgtattcatgttcagaatgtgggacatTTTTCACTCAGAAATCATCACTTGAGAGCCATCagcgaattcacacaggggagctgtatttatgttcagaatgtgggaaatgttttactcagaaatcatCTCTTGAGACCCAtcggagaattcacacaggggcgaaaccatattcatgtacagaatgtggtaaatgttttactcagaaatcatCTCTTGAGggccatcagagaaatcacacaggagagaaaccatattcatgtttagaatgtggtaaatgttttactcAGATATCACATCTTAAGagccatcagagaagtcacacaggagagaagccatattcatgttctgaatgtggcaaatgttttactcgGAAATCATCTCTTgttcaacatcagagaattcacacagggaacAAGCAATTCTAA
- the LOC121000859 gene encoding oocyte zinc finger protein XlCOF6.1-like isoform X4 — protein MRSREIQSEDNTREMSASSSSTGRSDDPGVISDTYEERAIIPDVPSDLHSKNLSSHPLKQVQSSNSSHTLPQNETHRRGSGTKRAQKKPYSCSECEKCFTKKTHLENHQRIHTGEKPYSCTECGKSFTQQSGVVKHQRSHTGEKPFSCTECGKSFTQQSTVVLHQRSHTGEKPYLCSECGKCFTRKSSLESHQRSHTGEKLYSCSECGTFFTQKSSLESHQRIHTGELYLCSECGKCFTQKSSLETHRRIHTGAKPYSCTECGKCFTQKSSLEGHQRNHTGEKPYSCLECGKCFTQISHLKSHQRSHTGEKPYSCSECGKCFTRKSSLVQHQRIHTGNKQF, from the coding sequence ATGATCCAGGTGTCATATCAGATACATATGAAGAGCGtgccattatcccagatgtacCCTCAGACCTTCACAGCAAAAATCTATCATCTCATCCTTTAAAACAAGTCCAATCTTCTAATTCATCACATACTCTTCCTCAGAATGAAACTCACAGAAGAGGTTCTGGAACCAAAAGAGCTCAgaaaaagccgtattcatgttcagaatgtgaaaaatgttttacaaaaaaaacacatcttgaaaaccatcagagaattcacacaggagagaagccgtattcatgtacagaatgtggaaAATCATTTACTCAGCAATCCGGagttgttaaacatcagagaagtcacacaggagagaagccattttcatgtacagaatgtggaaAATCATTTACTCAGCAATCCACTGTTGttctacatcagagaagtcacacaggagagaagccatatttatgttcagaatgtgggaaatgtttcactcGGAAATCATCACTTGAGagccatcagagaagtcacacaggagagaagctgtattcatgttcagaatgtgggacatTTTTCACTCAGAAATCATCACTTGAGAGCCATCagcgaattcacacaggggagctgtatttatgttcagaatgtgggaaatgttttactcagaaatcatCTCTTGAGACCCAtcggagaattcacacaggggcgaaaccatattcatgtacagaatgtggtaaatgttttactcagaaatcatCTCTTGAGggccatcagagaaatcacacaggagagaaaccatattcatgtttagaatgtggtaaatgttttactcAGATATCACATCTTAAGagccatcagagaagtcacacaggagagaagccatattcatgttctgaatgtggcaaatgttttactcgGAAATCATCTCTTgttcaacatcagagaattcacacagggaacAAGCAATTCTAA